In a single window of the Lebetimonas sp. JH292 genome:
- a CDS encoding Rrf2 family transcriptional regulator: MLFTKSSAYTLQALMELSRFDKPVDVTKLSEITSLPKPFLAKLLQTLSKKGYVKSFKGIHGGFLLEKKPKDIKILELFKVIEDKDSLVFYCSKKPENCVRNRANICCVRPFFVFLENKLDEIIKDMTLEDVIRMKSDK, encoded by the coding sequence ATGCTGTTTACAAAATCAAGTGCTTATACTCTGCAGGCTTTGATGGAGCTTTCAAGGTTTGACAAACCTGTGGATGTTACGAAACTTTCCGAAATAACTTCACTGCCAAAACCGTTTTTGGCAAAACTGCTGCAAACATTGTCAAAAAAAGGTTATGTTAAATCCTTTAAAGGGATACACGGAGGTTTTTTACTTGAAAAAAAACCCAAAGATATAAAAATATTAGAGCTGTTTAAAGTTATTGAAGATAAAGATTCTCTGGTTTTTTATTGCTCCAAAAAGCCTGAAAACTGTGTGAGAAACAGGGCAAATATATGCTGTGTGAGACCTTTTTTTGTATTTTTGGAAAATAAACTTGATGAAATTATAAAAGATATGACTTTAGAAGATGTTATAAGGATGAAATCTGATAAATAA
- the flhA gene encoding flagellar biosynthesis protein FlhA: MINKIKNSLKLLSEITDLGVVAFVFAILLIIIIPLPNGILDFFLTISLSVGILILLLSLYIPRPTDFTTFPTLILIVTLYRLSLNVATTRMILSNGYLGPDAVSKIISAFGEFVVGGNYIIGIIVFTILVIINFMVITQGSTRVAEVAARFTLDAMPGKQMAIDADLNAGLIDENEAKRRRAELIQEANFYGAMDGASKFVKGDAIAGIIITLVNIIAGLLIGIFQHNMDIAEAASTYTILTIGDGLVGQIPALMVSTATGIIITRASKDESNFAEGVIKQLMKDYKVILIVGTFLFFMAFIPGFPRGSMIFLGLVFLMTGYLMMETQKGVDPLAAIIAKFRKKPPPKPKKSPEELAKEEEKPKKSPEELAKEEERVLENILKVELLELDIGYQLIKIADPNQGGDLLERIKTMRKKIASDFGFLVPQIRIKDNIQLEPNEYQILLKGVEVAKGNVYPDRYLAMSTPMVIEEIEGEHVKEPAFGIDAIWIDEDKKEEALMNGYTVVDASTVIVTHLSEIIKKYAEELLTRQDTQALIERIKKDFPAIADDALKVANIGLIQRVLKSLLHEKIPIKDMITILETIADIAEYTKNIDTIVEHVRSNLSRVITKLYESEDGTLKLITFDSATEQYLLSKLQQQGDNKQFILTVSEMNKLVEEISNAASEIVNKGIAPVVLIVDPLIRKPLAEILERFGVDVVVLSHAEIDPNAKFEVLGSISINFKE, encoded by the coding sequence CTGATAAATAAAATTAAAAATTCACTTAAGTTATTAAGCGAAATAACTGATTTAGGTGTTGTTGCTTTTGTTTTTGCAATACTTTTAATTATTATTATTCCGCTGCCCAACGGAATACTCGATTTTTTTCTCACGATATCTTTATCTGTGGGTATATTAATTTTACTTCTTAGTTTATATATCCCAAGACCTACTGATTTTACAACTTTCCCTACATTGATTTTGATTGTTACGCTTTACAGGCTTTCACTGAATGTTGCAACAACAAGAATGATTCTCTCAAACGGTTATTTAGGCCCTGATGCCGTAAGTAAAATAATCTCCGCTTTTGGAGAATTTGTTGTAGGTGGAAATTATATTATAGGTATTATTGTATTTACAATACTTGTTATTATAAACTTTATGGTAATTACCCAAGGTTCAACCAGGGTTGCTGAAGTGGCAGCAAGATTTACCCTTGATGCGATGCCCGGAAAACAGATGGCTATAGATGCCGATTTAAATGCCGGACTTATTGATGAAAACGAAGCAAAAAGAAGAAGGGCGGAACTTATCCAGGAAGCAAATTTTTACGGTGCAATGGACGGGGCCAGCAAATTTGTAAAAGGTGATGCAATTGCCGGTATTATTATTACCCTTGTCAATATTATTGCCGGGCTTTTAATAGGTATTTTTCAGCATAATATGGATATTGCCGAGGCTGCTTCTACATATACCATATTAACTATTGGAGACGGTCTTGTCGGGCAGATTCCGGCACTTATGGTTTCAACAGCCACAGGTATTATAATAACCAGGGCAAGTAAAGATGAAAGTAATTTTGCAGAGGGTGTTATTAAACAGTTGATGAAGGATTACAAGGTTATTTTAATTGTAGGGACATTTCTTTTTTTTATGGCTTTTATCCCCGGATTCCCTAGAGGAAGCATGATATTCCTTGGACTTGTATTTTTAATGACAGGATATTTAATGATGGAAACCCAAAAAGGGGTAGACCCGCTTGCGGCAATTATCGCAAAATTCAGAAAAAAACCGCCTCCAAAGCCTAAAAAATCCCCTGAAGAACTTGCAAAAGAAGAAGAGAAGCCTAAAAAATCCCCTGAAGAACTTGCAAAAGAAGAAGAGAGGGTATTGGAAAATATTTTGAAAGTTGAGCTGCTCGAGCTTGATATTGGTTATCAGCTTATTAAAATTGCCGATCCGAATCAGGGAGGGGATTTGCTTGAGAGAATAAAAACAATGAGAAAAAAAATAGCCTCTGATTTTGGGTTTTTGGTACCGCAAATCAGAATAAAAGACAATATTCAGTTAGAACCAAACGAGTATCAGATTTTATTAAAAGGGGTTGAGGTGGCCAAAGGTAACGTATATCCAGACAGATATCTTGCTATGTCAACGCCCATGGTGATTGAAGAAATTGAAGGGGAACACGTAAAAGAGCCTGCTTTTGGGATTGATGCAATATGGATAGACGAAGATAAAAAAGAAGAGGCTTTAATGAACGGATATACTGTTGTTGACGCTTCGACTGTGATAGTTACACATCTCAGTGAAATTATCAAAAAATATGCAGAGGAATTACTCACCCGTCAGGATACTCAGGCATTGATTGAAAGAATTAAAAAAGATTTCCCTGCTATTGCGGACGATGCCTTGAAAGTTGCAAATATCGGACTGATTCAGCGTGTTCTTAAATCTTTGCTTCATGAAAAAATCCCAATTAAAGATATGATTACAATTCTTGAAACTATTGCGGATATTGCCGAATATACTAAAAATATTGATACGATAGTCGAGCATGTAAGAAGCAATTTAAGCAGGGTTATTACAAAACTTTATGAAAGTGAAGACGGCACGCTTAAACTTATTACTTTTGACAGTGCAACTGAGCAGTATTTATTATCAAAACTTCAGCAGCAGGGGGATAATAAGCAGTTTATCTTAACGGTTTCTGAGATGAATAAACTGGTTGAAGAAATAAGCAATGCGGCTAGCGAAATTGTAAATAAGGGAATTGCTCCGGTGGTGTTGATAGTGGATCCGTTAATCAGAAAGCCTCTTGCTGAAATACTTGAAAGATTCGGTGTGGATGTGGTAGTATTATCCCATGCGGAAATAGACCCTAATGCTAAATTTGAAGTGCTTGGAAGTATCAGTATAAATTTTAAGGAATAG
- a CDS encoding diguanylate cyclase, which yields MLKSTEKSLIKKMFLYPVLLIMFSFLLLMISSFITLKTFKKNEINKDIENLINNKKSFIKEHVVGLSQDVDNALKFSIDETKKSVKHRVYLIYYTVKSLYSLNKNKKFIITYLNQLNKYLKNHYVFVYDKNGITKVHKLNSFLGRSIKTIYLSNHISFYEMSKKILQKNSEGFIEIKFFKPNHTNKKYLKIDFIKYIPELNLIIGSGEYVEELKAKLAKQIFQRVMIKKYGNNNYFFIIKKDGTLIVNPTYKNEIGKNILNLKDVDGKYFIKEMIKKALSNKNGAFVIYKWLNPNDNKIEKKLTYVIYNKTIDAVIGSGLYIQQDINKYVNKEKRRINNEFKSFYKSLIFTFLAVLIFSVLLTYFLSKRLEFIFTKYNNLLEKEKNKAEFESLHDTLTKIPNRRFFNQKLKEEFLRAKRYNTTFSLAMIDIDHFKKINDTYGHDTGDTVLKKMTSYIRKNIRKSDFFARWGGEEFMLIFPYTNLQKTKQICEKLKKELQENESVQKPVKFTISCGITEFRNDGDIENIIKRVDTALYEAKNSGRDKIVAI from the coding sequence ATGTTAAAAAGTACGGAAAAAAGTTTAATTAAAAAAATGTTTTTATATCCTGTTTTATTAATAATGTTTTCATTTTTACTGTTAATGATTTCATCATTTATTACTTTGAAAACATTTAAAAAAAATGAAATAAATAAAGATATTGAAAATTTAATAAACAATAAAAAAAGTTTTATTAAAGAACATGTGGTTGGTTTATCGCAAGATGTTGACAATGCTTTAAAATTTAGTATTGATGAAACTAAAAAAAGTGTAAAACACAGAGTTTATCTAATTTATTATACCGTTAAAAGTCTTTATTCTTTAAATAAAAATAAAAAATTTATAATAACTTATTTGAATCAGTTAAACAAATATTTAAAAAATCATTATGTTTTTGTATATGATAAAAACGGAATAACAAAAGTTCATAAATTAAATTCTTTTTTAGGAAGAAGCATTAAAACAATTTATTTGTCAAATCATATATCTTTTTATGAAATGAGTAAAAAAATTTTGCAAAAAAATAGTGAAGGGTTTATTGAAATAAAATTTTTCAAACCAAACCATACAAATAAAAAATATTTAAAAATAGATTTTATCAAATATATACCTGAACTTAATTTGATAATAGGTTCCGGAGAATATGTGGAAGAATTAAAAGCCAAACTTGCAAAGCAGATTTTTCAAAGAGTAATGATTAAAAAATATGGAAATAATAATTATTTTTTTATAATTAAAAAAGACGGCACATTAATTGTAAATCCCACATATAAAAATGAAATAGGAAAAAATATTTTGAATTTAAAAGATGTTGACGGGAAATATTTTATAAAAGAGATGATAAAAAAAGCACTTTCAAATAAAAACGGTGCTTTTGTAATTTATAAATGGTTAAATCCAAATGATAATAAAATAGAAAAAAAACTCACATATGTAATATACAATAAAACAATAGATGCCGTAATAGGAAGTGGTTTGTATATTCAGCAGGATATAAATAAGTATGTAAATAAAGAAAAAAGGAGAATAAACAATGAATTTAAATCGTTTTATAAAAGTTTGATTTTTACTTTTTTGGCAGTTTTAATATTTTCGGTTTTATTGACATATTTTCTTTCTAAAAGATTAGAATTTATTTTTACAAAATATAATAATTTATTGGAAAAAGAAAAAAATAAAGCTGAATTTGAATCTTTGCATGATACTTTGACAAAAATACCGAACAGAAGGTTTTTTAACCAGAAACTGAAAGAAGAGTTTTTAAGGGCAAAACGATATAATACAACGTTTTCACTGGCAATGATAGATATTGACCATTTTAAAAAAATAAATGATACATACGGTCACGACACAGGGGATACCGTTCTTAAAAAAATGACTTCTTATATCAGAAAAAATATTAGAAAAAGTGATTTTTTTGCAAGATGGGGAGGAGAGGAATTTATGCTTATTTTCCCATATACAAATTTACAAAAAACTAAACAAATTTGTGAAAAACTAAAAAAAGAACTGCAGGAAAATGAGTCTGTTCAAAAACCTGTAAAATTTACAATAAGCTGTGGTATTACAGAATTCAGAAATGATGGCGATATAGAAAATATTATAAAAAGGGTTGATACAGCTTTATATGAGGCTAAAAATAGTGGTAGGGATAAAATTGTAGCTATTTAA
- the cmoA gene encoding carboxy-S-adenosyl-L-methionine synthase CmoA produces the protein MKDKVFNKPIKKQFEFDEEVASVFDDMLNRSVPFYKENLNLQIDILKNFLKESDKIVDMGSSTGTFLIELAKKSDKKLNLIGIDNSDAMIKRAKTKAKAFGVDIKFIKTDFLNYEIKNSNAIIANYTIQFIRPLKREKLIKKIYNSLKNDGIFLMSEKLVTNDKKLNKTMIDLYYDYKKKMGYSEYEIARKREALENVLIPYTMEENIEMLKNAGFKEVEVIFRWNNFATFIAFK, from the coding sequence TTGAAAGACAAAGTTTTCAATAAACCGATAAAAAAACAGTTCGAATTTGACGAAGAGGTTGCCAGCGTATTTGACGATATGTTAAATAGAAGTGTCCCTTTTTATAAAGAAAATTTAAATTTACAAATAGATATTTTAAAAAATTTTTTAAAAGAAAGCGATAAAATTGTGGATATGGGAAGCTCAACCGGAACTTTTTTAATAGAACTTGCCAAAAAAAGCGATAAAAAATTAAATCTAATAGGAATAGACAATTCAGACGCTATGATTAAAAGGGCAAAAACCAAGGCAAAAGCATTTGGAGTTGATATTAAATTTATTAAAACGGATTTTTTAAATTATGAAATTAAAAATTCAAACGCTATTATTGCAAATTACACAATTCAATTCATAAGACCCCTAAAAAGGGAAAAGCTCATTAAAAAAATTTACAATTCCCTGAAAAATGACGGAATATTTTTAATGAGCGAAAAACTTGTTACAAATGATAAAAAATTAAATAAAACAATGATAGATTTATATTATGATTATAAAAAGAAAATGGGCTATTCGGAATATGAAATAGCTAGGAAGAGAGAAGCTTTGGAAAATGTTTTAATCCCTTATACCATGGAAGAAAACATTGAAATGCTAAAAAATGCGGGATTTAAAGAAGTTGAAGTAATTTTCAGATGGAATAATTTTGCGACATTTATTGCTTTTAAATAG
- a CDS encoding O-acetylhomoserine aminocarboxypropyltransferase/cysteine synthase family protein: protein MKDATLALHLGYEKDNQKAMQVPIYMTTAYEYESTEHAARLFNLEETGNIYTRLDNPTTRVFEKRIAALERGIGAVATASGMAAVFYSLTNLVQSGDNIIISNKLYGGSITLSTHTLNKFGIKAKFFDVHNPEMLEDMIDEGTKAILIESVSNPALAVPDFEGIGEIAKKRGIILICDNTIATPYGVKPLTLGCDIVLHSSSKYIVGNGSAIGGVIIEGKSAKEKLSSYRYPQFNEPDESYHGLVYNKKFETPFTARARLALLRDFGAVMSPFNAWLMILGLEHLYLRIKAHSENALEIAKFLKSQKNIKKVNYPFLEDDINYKYAKKYLKYAGGIVSFVVESFEKAKNIANSLEIFSLVTNIGDSKSIVTHPASTTHQQLNKEELIKAGVDEGLIRLSIGLEDVEDLINDLKKALN from the coding sequence ATGAAAGATGCAACTTTAGCCCTACATTTAGGATATGAAAAAGACAATCAAAAAGCGATGCAGGTTCCTATTTATATGACCACGGCTTATGAATATGAAAGCACGGAGCATGCGGCAAGGCTTTTTAATCTGGAAGAAACCGGAAATATTTATACGAGACTTGATAACCCCACTACAAGAGTTTTTGAAAAAAGAATAGCGGCGCTGGAAAGGGGAATAGGAGCCGTTGCAACGGCTAGCGGAATGGCGGCGGTGTTTTATTCTCTTACAAATTTAGTGCAAAGCGGGGATAATATAATTATTTCAAATAAATTATACGGGGGAAGTATAACCCTTTCTACCCATACATTGAATAAATTTGGTATTAAAGCAAAATTTTTTGATGTTCATAATCCTGAGATGCTGGAAGATATGATAGATGAGGGAACAAAAGCAATTTTGATTGAGAGCGTTTCAAATCCGGCCTTGGCGGTGCCTGATTTTGAAGGAATTGGTGAAATTGCTAAAAAAAGAGGAATTATATTGATTTGTGACAATACAATTGCAACTCCTTACGGTGTAAAGCCTCTTACACTCGGATGCGATATTGTGTTGCACAGTTCAAGCAAATATATAGTGGGAAACGGGAGTGCAATAGGCGGTGTTATAATTGAGGGAAAAAGTGCCAAAGAAAAGCTCTCTTCATACAGATATCCTCAGTTTAACGAGCCGGATGAGAGTTATCACGGACTTGTTTATAATAAAAAATTTGAAACTCCTTTCACAGCAAGGGCAAGACTTGCGCTTCTGAGGGACTTCGGGGCGGTAATGTCCCCTTTTAACGCCTGGCTTATGATTTTGGGGCTTGAGCATTTGTATCTTAGAATAAAAGCCCACAGCGAAAACGCACTTGAAATAGCCAAATTTTTAAAATCTCAAAAAAATATAAAAAAAGTAAATTATCCTTTTTTGGAAGATGATATAAATTATAAATATGCCAAAAAATACCTTAAATACGCAGGTGGAATTGTAAGTTTTGTGGTGGAGAGTTTTGAAAAAGCAAAAAATATTGCAAATTCTCTTGAAATTTTTTCCCTTGTAACGAATATTGGCGATTCTAAATCAATCGTAACGCATCCGGCAAGTACAACACACCAGCAGTTAAATAAAGAAGAGCTGATAAAAGCGGGGGTTGATGAAGGGCTTATCAGGCTAAGTATCGGGCTTGAAGATGTGGAGGATTTGATAAATGATTTGAAAAAGGCTCTTAATTGA
- a CDS encoding EAL domain-containing protein yields the protein MEKDIYETEKRVINIEKMHLKQDVDKFKKTFNLIFDTSYSVANSNLEIFLKILLEKNTINNFYISKDNSFIYGKVINKKLNYEIYKNRYIILNYKNNKFLVYFINKGKNVYIAGINKKYLDNLALNKIKKYLDEINKNNPNYIAMGKITTFNPDKDGIFGYLYYMPLKLREMEGFVLSTKKPDVKGNYFRKKYLECFKKHKNCFIEYYFKNPKTGKIEQKISYFTLIKNFNFDILKGIYASQIKNEIKKEIVGQQKEFKKIFLIGIFIYFVLLIILYIVLTYFIQKFQNRILNEYGKLIEKLRKRYYFDSLTNLPNRHKLIKNLDNYEGLILIDIDDFSDVNDVYGFDMGNEILRNFSKRLLSKYKNVYRSGNDEFVIGFKRKITKKDLCEIANNKYEFNLIEISFSISGSNEKGKLLKTAESALKKAKKNSENCVLFNEKIEKEQSERIKTIQKLKKVLEYKRIIPYYQCIKGEKEKYEALMRVEIDGEIMPPFYFMDLLKEAKLYYKFSEIMIQKVLDDVKNERIKNVSINLSFIDIVNEETNRFLLNLVNNCKKTSEITFEILESESIKDFELVKKFIDYVKSKGIKISIDDFGSGYSNYIRILELKPDFIKIDGTIVKNINNDKYYEIIKLMIEFAKKFNIKTVAEFVENEEIYNKLKNLGIDYYQGYYFCKPEKLENLKK from the coding sequence TTGGAAAAAGATATATATGAAACTGAAAAAAGGGTAATTAATATAGAAAAAATGCATTTAAAACAGGATGTTGATAAATTTAAAAAAACGTTTAATTTGATTTTTGATACATCCTATAGTGTGGCAAATTCAAATTTAGAAATTTTTTTAAAAATATTGCTTGAAAAAAATACAATAAATAATTTTTATATTTCAAAAGACAACAGTTTTATTTATGGAAAAGTGATAAATAAAAAATTAAATTATGAAATATATAAAAACAGATATATTATACTGAATTATAAAAATAATAAATTTTTGGTTTATTTTATAAATAAAGGAAAAAATGTCTATATAGCGGGAATTAATAAAAAATATCTTGATAATCTGGCGTTAAATAAAATAAAAAAATATCTCGATGAAATAAATAAAAACAATCCAAATTATATAGCTATGGGAAAAATAACTACTTTTAACCCGGATAAAGACGGAATTTTTGGATATTTATATTATATGCCTTTAAAATTAAGAGAAATGGAAGGATTTGTTCTTTCAACTAAAAAACCTGATGTAAAAGGTAATTATTTCAGAAAAAAATATCTTGAGTGTTTTAAAAAACATAAAAACTGTTTTATAGAGTATTATTTTAAAAATCCAAAAACAGGAAAAATTGAGCAAAAAATAAGTTATTTTACACTGATAAAAAATTTTAATTTTGATATATTAAAAGGTATTTACGCATCCCAGATAAAAAATGAAATAAAAAAAGAGATAGTAGGACAGCAGAAAGAATTTAAAAAAATTTTTTTGATAGGAATTTTTATATATTTTGTTTTATTAATTATTTTATATATTGTTTTGACTTATTTTATTCAAAAGTTTCAAAATAGAATATTAAATGAATATGGGAAACTGATTGAAAAGCTTAGAAAAAGATATTATTTTGATTCCCTGACAAATTTGCCAAACAGGCATAAACTGATAAAAAATTTAGATAATTACGAAGGTTTGATTCTTATTGATATTGATGATTTTTCCGATGTAAACGATGTTTACGGATTTGACATGGGCAACGAAATTTTAAGAAATTTTTCCAAAAGATTATTATCAAAATATAAAAATGTTTACAGGAGTGGAAATGACGAATTCGTTATAGGGTTTAAAAGAAAAATAACTAAAAAAGATTTGTGTGAAATTGCAAATAACAAATATGAGTTTAACCTTATAGAAATATCTTTCAGCATAAGCGGAAGCAATGAAAAGGGAAAACTTTTAAAAACAGCTGAAAGCGCTTTAAAAAAAGCTAAAAAAAACAGTGAAAACTGTGTTTTGTTTAATGAAAAAATAGAAAAAGAACAGAGTGAAAGAATAAAAACAATACAAAAACTTAAAAAAGTTTTGGAATATAAAAGAATAATTCCTTATTATCAGTGTATAAAAGGAGAAAAAGAAAAATACGAAGCACTTATGAGAGTCGAAATAGACGGTGAAATTATGCCTCCTTTTTATTTTATGGACCTTTTGAAAGAGGCAAAGCTCTATTATAAGTTTTCTGAAATAATGATTCAAAAGGTGCTTGACGATGTAAAAAACGAAAGAATAAAAAATGTATCTATTAATCTCTCTTTTATAGATATAGTAAACGAGGAAACAAACAGATTTTTATTAAACCTTGTAAACAACTGCAAAAAAACCTCTGAAATAACATTTGAAATACTGGAAAGCGAAAGTATTAAAGATTTTGAACTTGTAAAAAAATTTATTGATTATGTCAAAAGTAAAGGCATAAAAATATCAATAGACGATTTTGGAAGCGGATATTCAAATTATATCAGAATATTGGAGCTTAAACCGGATTTTATAAAAATTGACGGAACGATTGTCAAGAATATAAATAATGATAAATATTATGAAATAATAAAACTGATGATAGAATTTGCCAAAAAATTTAATATTAAAACTGTTGCCGAATTTGTTGAGAATGAAGAGATTTACAATAAATTAAAAAATCTCGGAATTGATTATTATCAGGGTTATTATTTTTGTAAACCTGAAAAATTAGAAAATCTAAAAAAATAA
- a CDS encoding homoserine O-acetyltransferase: MKIETKIAKFTKPLYLESGRILEPWQIIYETYGELNEKKDNVILITHALSGSHHAAGMYEGERKPGWWDSLIGDGKAVDTTKYFVIATNVIGSCFGSTGPISPIYPGSSERYRLKFPVITIKDMVKAQKILLDFLGIKHLKAVIGGSMGGMQALRFAVDYPGFVEKIFPIATTYQTRPYVIAINKSMIEALRSDCEFKNGNYDPKEIRKKGLKGLAAARMVGYLNYISPKTFDKKFGRDYVKTDGMFELFGRFQVESYLEYNGSSFPKWFDPLSYIYLLKAISLFDIGRGFINTKEAFSQIKDKLVLISFSGDTLFFPEEMREIKKYMDDINGICEFYEIKSDYGHDSFLVEVDKFEDIIKEELSK, from the coding sequence ATGAAAATTGAAACCAAAATAGCCAAATTTACAAAACCTTTATATCTTGAAAGCGGTAGAATTCTTGAACCTTGGCAGATTATTTATGAAACATACGGAGAGCTTAATGAAAAAAAAGACAATGTGATTCTTATAACACATGCACTTTCCGGTTCCCATCATGCGGCCGGAATGTATGAGGGTGAGAGAAAACCTGGCTGGTGGGATTCTTTAATCGGCGATGGAAAAGCGGTCGATACCACTAAATATTTTGTTATAGCAACAAATGTAATAGGTAGCTGTTTTGGCTCAACCGGTCCTATCAGTCCGATATATCCCGGAAGCAGTGAAAGATACAGGCTTAAATTTCCTGTAATTACAATAAAAGATATGGTAAAAGCCCAAAAAATTTTATTGGATTTTTTAGGAATTAAACACTTAAAAGCCGTAATAGGCGGAAGTATGGGAGGGATGCAGGCATTAAGATTTGCTGTGGATTATCCGGGATTTGTTGAAAAAATTTTCCCTATTGCCACAACGTATCAGACAAGACCGTATGTAATTGCTATTAATAAATCTATGATTGAGGCGCTTAGGAGTGATTGTGAATTTAAAAACGGAAATTATGACCCGAAAGAAATCAGGAAAAAAGGCCTGAAAGGTTTGGCGGCTGCAAGAATGGTAGGGTATTTAAATTATATTTCCCCTAAAACGTTTGATAAAAAATTTGGAAGAGATTATGTAAAAACAGACGGTATGTTTGAACTTTTCGGAAGGTTTCAGGTTGAAAGTTATCTGGAATATAACGGAAGCTCTTTTCCAAAATGGTTTGATCCGCTAAGTTATATATATTTGTTAAAAGCTATTTCACTTTTTGATATAGGCAGAGGGTTTATTAATACAAAAGAGGCTTTTTCACAGATTAAAGACAAACTTGTTTTGATTTCCTTTTCAGGGGATACTCTGTTTTTTCCAGAAGAGATGAGGGAAATTAAAAAATATATGGATGATATAAACGGAATTTGCGAGTTTTATGAAATAAAAAGCGATTACGGACATGACAGTTTTTTGGTTGAAGTAGATAAATTTGAAGATATTATTAAAGAGGAGCTAAGTAAATAG
- the xseB gene encoding exodeoxyribonuclease VII small subunit, which produces MQDFEKKLKEAKELLEKLNDPELTLFQAMEYYKKGIKLLEEAAKMIEEAKLQFKELTK; this is translated from the coding sequence ATGCAGGATTTTGAAAAAAAATTAAAAGAGGCAAAAGAGCTTTTGGAAAAATTAAACGACCCTGAACTTACGCTTTTTCAGGCGATGGAATATTATAAAAAAGGTATAAAACTGCTTGAAGAGGCTGCTAAAATGATAGAAGAGGCCAAACTTCAGTTTAAAGAACTTACAAAATGA
- a CDS encoding dehypoxanthine futalosine cyclase, translated as MRISKEKAVDLIKNEDLITLGKMALEKKRELHPKKITTFIVDRNINYTNICFIDCKFCAFYRHKKNEDAYILSFEEKDKQIDELIKIGGTQILFQGGVHPNLRIDFYENLVEHIHKKYPKITIHGFSAPEIAYISKISKIPIKEVLMRLKEKGLFSIPGAGAEILSDRVRDIIAPNKIDTSTWLEVHKSAHEIGMRSTATMMFGTVETVEEIVEHWDLIRKLQDETGGFRAFIMWSFQPYNTALYKEGIVKYKASSNRYLRYLAVARLFLDNFKNIQSSWVTQGSYIGQLALLYGANDLGSTMMEENVVRSAGAQNAMNQQEMIELIKDVGEIPAKRNTAYEILEIFD; from the coding sequence TTGAGAATATCCAAAGAAAAAGCAGTAGATTTAATTAAAAATGAGGATTTAATTACTCTGGGGAAAATGGCGCTTGAGAAAAAAAGAGAGCTTCATCCTAAAAAAATAACCACTTTTATTGTCGACCGAAACATAAATTATACCAATATATGTTTTATAGACTGCAAATTTTGTGCTTTTTACAGGCATAAAAAAAATGAAGATGCGTATATTCTGAGTTTTGAAGAAAAAGATAAACAAATTGATGAACTGATAAAAATAGGTGGAACACAGATACTTTTTCAAGGTGGTGTTCATCCGAATTTAAGAATTGATTTTTACGAAAATTTAGTGGAGCACATTCATAAAAAATATCCAAAGATAACCATACACGGATTTTCTGCGCCCGAAATTGCGTATATAAGCAAAATAAGCAAAATTCCTATAAAAGAAGTTTTAATGAGGCTAAAAGAAAAAGGGCTTTTTTCAATTCCGGGAGCCGGGGCGGAAATATTAAGCGACAGGGTAAGGGACATAATAGCGCCAAATAAAATAGATACTTCCACATGGCTTGAAGTTCATAAAAGCGCACACGAAATAGGCATGCGCTCAACCGCTACAATGATGTTCGGGACAGTGGAAACAGTTGAAGAAATAGTGGAACACTGGGATTTAATAAGAAAATTGCAGGACGAAACAGGAGGATTCAGAGCTTTTATTATGTGGTCTTTTCAGCCGTACAATACTGCACTTTATAAAGAAGGTATTGTAAAATATAAGGCTTCTTCAAACAGATATTTAAGGTATCTTGCGGTTGCAAGACTGTTTTTGGATAATTTTAAAAATATTCAAAGCTCCTGGGTAACGCAGGGCAGTTATATCGGACAGCTTGCACTTTTATACGGGGCTAACGATTTAGGTTCTACCATGATGGAAGAAAATGTGGTTAGAAGCGCGGGTGCTCAAAATGCAATGAATCAGCAGGAAATGATTGAACTGATTAAAGACGTGGGGGAAATTCCGGCTAAAAGAAACACGGCGTATGAAATACTTGAAATTTTTGATTAA